TAAAAAGTAGACATATTCGACAATATTCTTATTGTATCTGTTTAGCTGCTTTTTGCTCAGCAAAATAATCTCCCGATTTTCCCCCTGTCTTACTCAAAAGACGAATCTCGGAAATTTGCATTGATTTCTCTAATGCCTTTGCCATGTCGTAAAGCGTTAATGCTGCTACTGATACGGCAGTTAAAGCCTCCATTTCTACTCCTGTTTCTGCTTTAATGGCTACCTTAGCCTGAATTTCATATCCAGGTAATTCAGCATTAGGAGTAATCTCCACCTCTATTTTATGAATTGGTAAGGGATGGCACATTGGAATCAGGTTTGCTGTCTGTTTTGCTGCCATAATGCCAGCAATTTTTGCCGTCCCCAAGACATCGCCTTTGGGTGCGTTACCCGCTTCGATCTTAGTTAAGGTTTCGGCGGACATGATCACTTTGCCCACGGCGATCGCCTCTCGACGAGTTATTTTTTTCGCTGAAACGTCTACCATTTGAGCTTCTCCGCGATCATTAAGATGGGAGAGAGATGAAAATTGATCTTTTTCTTGCATTGCTTTACCTCGTTCTGCTACTATTGAACACTGTTGGGTAAGATAAGTAAAACACCTTAACCAAGTTAGGGGCGAGTAGCTCAGTGGATTAGAGCATTTGGCTACGAACCAAAAGGTCAGGGGTTCAAATCCCTTCTCGCTCATACCTACCTGTCGGTTGTCTGGCAAACATTGAGACTTTAACATTTTTTAGACCTCAAGTGTTTGCTAGTAACTTTACTGAAGATGCTTTTGGCGATCTCCAAATCGAAAGTTAACAGGATACATATATACCTCAAAGTTAAGCGGTTAATATCATAAGAGAGGATGCTGGTCACAGTATCCTTTTTTCATTTATAAATAGCTGGAAGGTATAGTAAAAGTTTATTTAGGCTAGTGGCACTCTAATATATTTAATCAATAGGTTATTAAGATAAAACAATTTATGAAAATCGCAATTACAGGAGCAACAGGACTAGTTGGTAGTCAATTGGTAGCTCAACTAAACCAGATAGGACATCAGATTTTAGTATTCACTCGTAACCCCGACAAAGCACGAAAAGTTTTTCCTGCCTCCGCTTTGGCTAATTTGGAAATTGTTCAATATACTCCTCAAGAGTCGGGAGCATGGCAACAAAGCATCTCTGGTTGTGATGCGGTAATAAATTTGGCGGGAGAACCAATTGCTGAGCGTTGGACTATCCAGCAAAAGCAAGCAATCATGGAAAGTCGCCAGCTAGGAACTAGAAAAATAGTTGAAGCGATCGCCATGGCCGAACAAAAGCCACAAGTGTTAGTTAGCGGATCGGCGATCGGCTATTATGGCACCAGCGAAACCAACGCCTTTGACGAAACTAGTGAATCGGGTAGCGATTTTTTGGCGCAGGTATGTCAAAACTGGGAAGCTGAGGCACAGAAGGTAACAGAACTAGGAGTACGTTTAGTTATCCTGCGGATAGGCATTGTCCTGGCTAATGGTGGCGCATTAGGCAAAATGATTGGGCCTTTTAAAATGTTTGCTGGTGGCCCTATTGGTAGCGGTAAGCAGTGGTTTTCTTGGATTCACCGCGCTGATTTAGTTAATTTAATCTGTCAGGCAGTTGAAAATCAGCAAATGTCGGGGGTCTATAATGCGACTGCACCCAACCCTGTACGGATGAGTAAACTGTGTCAGACTTTGGGCGAAGTAATGAATCGACCTTCCTGGCTACCCGTGCCTGATTTTGTTTTAGAACTATTATTGGGGGATGGGGCGATCGTCGTTTTACAAGGACAGCAGGTATTACCGAAACAGACACAGCAGATCGGGTTTAACTATCAATATCCTGAGCTTAAAGCTGCGTTGGCAGATATTGTTAATTGAGTAGAGTGGCAGCTGGTGGTTATTCGTTAAAACCTAATTAAAAGGGACTATTAACGAGATTTATGACCAAACCAGCTTCGTTCTTTTACTTGAGAATATTTACAGTCTAGTAACTCAACCACATCATTCATGTTGCCGCTGTTTTTTACCCAAGCCTCTTCAACATCAGGGAAATCAATTTTACAGTTCTCGCATTTTTTTTCCGAATAAAAGCGAATCGGACACCAGAAAGATTCAACATTGCGCAGCATTTCCGTCCCTAGCGACCATACACCCGTCATCCAGTCGCAATATAAACACCAAATTAGGTCGTAACCAACTAAGCCTGTAAACTTTTGACGTGAGACATTTACCCAATCCCGAGCTTGATATTTGGGCAAGCCGATCAGCCATGTCAACGGAGGATAGGCTAAAATTTCGGCCAAGCGAACTGTCCAAAAACAGGGTAGAGCCAATAAGGTGATCCAAACTGCAAGATGATTGCGCCAACCACCGACGATACGGCTCAAGGTAGGAAAAATTTTTGGTTCTCGGCGACTTTTGTAGTTAACTAGCTCATGAAAAATAATCCAAATCCAAAGTGTACTAAATTGAGCTATTAAAGCGGCGATCGCGCCACGACCACCAGCAATTAAACAGCCAACTAGTAAAGGTAACAACATAAAGTATGCCAGCAATAAATCGATTCCTGGTGCATGACAAAGTGAATCTGATAGCTGGTTGCCTGATTTACCTAAACGAGGCAGAAGATGAAGCAATAAGGAACTGCTAACTAAAATTGCTGTTAGTGATAAATAAACTTCAATCACTAAATTCATTAAATTCATTTTTAATTTTACCTTTTTGATGTGATTTTAATGAGGCGCAGATCTTGAAATAGCTTGTAATAATTTACCGAATATTTATTTAATATTTTGTAATATTCGTTTTTTTTATTGTATATATAATATTTTTATAGATTGTGTAACGTTAAACAGAGATAAATTATTAAAAAACTTAACGAACTAGCTATTAATTAATCAAAGCTAGCTTACACTTTTGTTTCGATCACTGAATATGGTTAAAGTCATAATAGACTATAATTTTAACGAGTTGACTAAGATAAAAGTGTAGATTTGCTCTGGCTTTTTTTACGGAAAAACTAAACAAAAAAAATAAGCTAAGAAGTTAAATAATTACAACTATAAATAAAATTGACTGCAAACTAATGAGTTTCACAATTTATTGGGTTTTATTTTAGTTTAATTTAGGAGAAAAACTATGAGTTCTACCCTAGAAATTAGCTCCCATCGGCAAAATTCTCTGCCCCAAAAATATAGCAAACTAATTGAACTTTTACAAAGTCAAAATATTCAAGTTCTCCTTGAGCAAGAAGCGCACTCTAGCTCAAACCCTTGGGATATTATTTGTCAAAGCGATCGCCGAAACTATGTACTTCAACAATTTACCCAGCTTAAGACTTTGGGTTTAGGCAATGCCTATATAGCGGGATATTGGCACTGTGCCAGATTAGATTTTTTGTTTGAGCGTCTTTTTGCACTCAATTTAGATACCAAGTCCAACTCAATCTTATTTGAGCTGCCCAATTCACCCGCCTTAATTTTGGAACAATTACTGTATAAGTTTTTTAATGTCTCTCTAATTAAGCAGCATGATGTAGCAAAAATACACTATGACTTACCGACGGAGCTATATGAAGGCTTTCTCGAAGAGTCGATGAAATACACCACTGGAGACTGGACAGGATTAGAACAAGTTCCCGAAAACTTAAATGCTGCTCAAAGACAAAACCTAGAATATTGGGTTGAGGAACTACAAATTCAGGATGGAGATATTATTCTTGATTGTGGCTGTGGCTGGGGAACCTTACCTCAACATTTAGCTAACCGTTTTGCTCTCACCTATATTGGTATTACGATTTCAGATGTACAGGTAGATTACTGTCGCTCGAAATTTGCGGGAGTAGACAATTACTATTTTTACAATCACAGCTACCATAATCAATATCAAAAAATTCTGGCTGAATCTGGTGTCGATCGCATTACCAAGTGCATCTTTTTAGAAACTATTGAACATGGTGGTACTAAAAACTGGGGAAATATCCTCCACAATATCCGCACAATAATCACTCAAGATGGTCTTTTGGGTATTCAAACCAATGGATCTGATCATCCCGTCTTAGTCAGCGATCCCTATATCAATCGCTATATATTTCCTCATCTGGCTTTAGGTTCTCCTGCCGAATTAGGTAGGGCGATTGAGAAAAATCGTCAGTTCATTATGTGTCGAGAAAACAATATTTCTCAACAATATGGAGTAACTTGGAGAACTTGGAATCATTACTTCCAAAAAAATTGGAGTGATATTCAACCTCATATTACAAAAATCATCGATTCAACCCCATTTTCCACTACAGCAGAATGGAAACGCCATTGGGAATACTTCTTGTTACTTTGCGCTGGTGCTTATGATGCAGGAACTTATCCTCAGCTTTATCAACTGACTGCTAAACCTCATTTTTTTCCTCGCTAAAGCAGATAATTCTTTAAATTCCTAAGATTGAGCCTAGATAACATGCCTAGAGTAACTTTTTGGGCATGTTGTTTAGTATTCTAGTAAAAATTGCAGGTTCATCTAAAATTCTGACCAAAATTAATCCACCCTGAATCTCGATCATGGCATCTTGCGATCGCTCGCGGGCTAGTTTTGGTTCAATTCCCGCTTCAATTAATACTTGCGTTAGAGTATCAATCCAGATTTCTAGTTGCTGTTTAACTTGGTCGTGAAATAATTTATCGGCTTCTCCCCAAGACATCATAGCGAGAAAACAATTGTTATTACCATGGGCATAATAATCGTCTAAAGCTTGACACATCAACAAGATTCTCTCTTCAGGTGTACCAGAACTTGGCAAAAATTGTAGCACTGTCTCCTCAAAACTCTTGGCTATATAATCCATCACCGCGTTTGCCATCCCTTGTTTACCCTGGGGAAAATGATGATATAAGCTTGCTTTGCCTAAACCAGTTGCTTGAGACAACATAGATAAACTCGTGCCTTCATAACCATACTGTCTGAAGACGGGAATCAGCTTGAGAATTACTTGCTCTTTAGACATCAAGATCGATCTTTCTTAAATACTTTGTAGTGCTTATTTGACATTATACCGAACAATCGGTATAGTAATTTTATCAATCTCTAGACCAAACGATCGGTACAAATTCATGACAATTAAACTTTATGATTTCGAGTTATCGGGAAATTGTTACAAAGTAAGGCTGCTGATGTCTTTATTAGGTTTGGAACATGAACTTGTACCTGTTAACTTGCCAGCAGGAGAACATAAATCACCTAAGTTTTTGCAGCTTAATCCTTTAGGAGAAGTTCCAGTTTTAACAGACGGAGATTTAGTGCTTGCCGATTCTCAAGCTATTTTGGTTTATCTCGCCAGGAAATATGGCGATCAGACTTGGTTGCCTAACGATGCGGAATCCTTGAGTCGGATTGTGCGGTGGCTATCAATCGCTGCTGGAGAAATTCGTCAAGGCGTAGCAACAGCAAGATTGTTTTATCTATTTAATAGCAAAGGTATTGATATTGAAGCAGTAATGGAGAAATCGGCGATTATTTTACAACAGCTAGAACAACATTTAACTGATAGGGAATGGCTAGAATTAGGACATCCTACTATTGCCGATATTGCAGTATTTCCTTATGTAGCTTTAGCTGCCGATGGCAAAATTTCCCTTAAACCCTATCCGCAAATATTAGCTTGGTGCGATCGCCTTAAACAACTACCAGGATTTATCTCCATGCCAGGAATTTAGTTAGCAATTATTAAACTAAACATAAGTTAGAGTTATGCGACGTAAATTTACAGAAATAGCTTTTACCCCTGAAGTCAAAGCAGCACAAAGCCAATATGGCACAAGAGAAATATATGAAAAGTTTGTGCAGCAGGGTATTACGGAAGATCTCTTAACCGCTCAAGAAATAGAGTTTATTCAAGCTAGAGATAGTTTCTATCTGGGGACAGTGGGTAGTAATGGCTATCCCTATATTCAATTTCGTGGTGGCGCGCCAGGCTTTCTGCGAATTATCGACGAGAAAACTTTAGGCTTTGCCGATTTTAAAGGGAATCTACAATATATTAGCGTGGGTAATTTATTATCAAGCGATACCTGCGGTGTGCTTCGCAATCGCGTTTTTTTGTTTCTAATGGACTATGCTCATCGTCGCCGTTTAAAAATTTGGGGACGAGCAAAAGTAATCGACGATGCCTCTTTATTGTCAGAATTAGCAGTATCAAACTATCCAGCAGAAATTGAGCGAGGAATCATAATTACCATTGAAGCAATGAGTTGGAATTGTCCCCAGCACATTCCCCTGAAATATTCAGAGGCAGAAGTAAAAGCCAAAACTGACCCCTTGGAAGCAAAAATTAAAGAATTAGAGGCAAAATTAGCCAAGCTTACTAAATAACTTCTAAGAGGATGTCTGAGAACTTGATTCTGTTATGCTTAGACCCTAGCAGATCCCCCCTAGCCCACGGCAGTCGCTACAACGGAGGAAACCTCCGCAACGCGCTGCCTCCCCTTAACAAGGGGGGAATCGGAATCAAAGTCCCCCTTAACAAGGGGAGCCACTGCGGTCTTGGGGTCTCCCCAAGTAGAGCAAGTGGCATGGATTTAGGGGGATCTACCCACTGAAAACGTAGCAATTAGACTTTTCAGATATCCTCTAAGAAACAAATCACGTCAAAGACTTATTTAAAGCATAAACATCTGGTACTTTACCCAAAGCAAAGTTGAGAGAATGACGCAAGTTTTTTCCTGTTTGAGTCATAAAAATAATTAAAGCGATCGCGGCGACAACTGCTGCTAGAGAAAATATCCCTTGATAGCCACCTAAAGTATCATCCAGAAAGCCAAAAATAGGGCCTCCTAGGGCGATACCAACATCAAAACCTCCCATACAGAGGGCAAACACTTTTCCCCTTTCATTGGCGTAGGAACGGTCAGCAATTAACGCTAAGGTCAAAGGAATCAATACCCCTGCCCCTGCACCTTCGGCGATCGCTGATAAGATAAACATAGTCGTAGTCTGCGCTTGAGCAAGTAGTACCATCGAAACTACATAACAAACTAAAGCGCCAGTAATAAACAAACCCCGTCCATAGCGATCGCTTGCTGGTGCTACAACAATACGGACGACAAAAGAAGCGATCGCCGTTGCCGTATAGTATAGACCGACATTAAAATCTAGCTGTAGTTCTTTAATAAACAGCGGTAAAAAAGCCACCAAAGTTCCAAATACTAGTCCGATCAAGAGCAAAACCATCGTGGGGACAAGTAGGGCAGGATCTTTAGTTAGCTGCCAAAAATCTCGCTTAATTTGGGGCGAATGACTTTGAGCCATACCATCGGGTAAAGCAGATTCCTCGATCAGGCTGGAAAAAACAAAAGCTACCACACCACAAATTGCCGAAATCCCAAACAGAACTTCATAACCTGTACCTTGGGGAAAATATTGTTGACCACTAGCTTGTAAAAATCCCCCCAAAGCTGGGCCAATAGACATTCCAACTGGTACAGCCAGATTCATGTAGCCAATTAATGTTCCTCGATGCTGGATGGGAGAAAGATCCACCACCAAAGCACTATAGCCAATTGTAAAGGCAGCAATGCTGATACCGTGAAAAGCTCTAATCGATGCTAGACCATAGATAGAATGTACGAATAAATAAAATATAGGTGCTAAAAATGCCACCAGGGTACCAATCAGAATTACTACTTTCCGACTGCGACGATCTGCTACTTTGCCCAACCAGGTACGAGAAGCTAAAAGTCCGATCGCAAAACTGCCCATCACAAAGCCAACTTGCTTGGTAGTTCCTCCCAGATCTTGAACGTAGATCGGCAAAGCGGGTAATAAAAGAGTGATGCTGATCCAAAATAGCAGTCCAGCTAAAAAAAGGTAAATTAGCTTCTGTTTAGTTGATGATTCAAGAGCTTTCCAGACTTCCACAGGTTACGTAAAAAGATTAAAAATAGAGGGGCTTTCTTAATCTAACTTAATACTAAAAATTAAAGAATTATCTAGTCACATAGATAGATATCAATATTGCATCTACCAAAATACGATTAGCCTGGCGATCGCTAAACTCACTACTTTACCGCAAGATTACTAGTGGGCAGATCTCTAACTACTCCTTAGAATTAGAAAGACTAGCAAGTCAATAATTGATTAATAACTTCTATGAATAATAAATTATCCAATAAAAATTTAAAGCAAGGTTTGGGATTTTTCACCGCCGCGATCGATGCCACCCTAATCTATAATTTCAGTCAAGATTTATCGGATATCAAGCTATTTATTCTTAAACTGCTATTAACTATTTTTGTCTCGGCGGGTATCTGGCTCATCATTTGCTACGTTATCGATCGCGTTGATGGTGCTTAAGCATAGCTATTAATGTCTTCCTGAATCCAGTTCTCTACTGGTTTGCCGTCTTTACGACGTAGTTTAATTTCACGCATAATAACTAATCCCGAACCTGGTGGTGCTGGTTTCTCCTCGAAAGAAATCTCATAATCATCAGGATTTTCATTTCGTTCCCGCAACCAATCCTGCACCTTAATTTCACAAAAGAAAGACTGTCCCTGCTCAAACATACGGCTAATTTGCATTGACAGGCTATGAATATTTA
The genomic region above belongs to Pleurocapsa minor HA4230-MV1 and contains:
- a CDS encoding MFS transporter, with product MEVWKALESSTKQKLIYLFLAGLLFWISITLLLPALPIYVQDLGGTTKQVGFVMGSFAIGLLASRTWLGKVADRRSRKVVILIGTLVAFLAPIFYLFVHSIYGLASIRAFHGISIAAFTIGYSALVVDLSPIQHRGTLIGYMNLAVPVGMSIGPALGGFLQASGQQYFPQGTGYEVLFGISAICGVVAFVFSSLIEESALPDGMAQSHSPQIKRDFWQLTKDPALLVPTMVLLLIGLVFGTLVAFLPLFIKELQLDFNVGLYYTATAIASFVVRIVVAPASDRYGRGLFITGALVCYVVSMVLLAQAQTTTMFILSAIAEGAGAGVLIPLTLALIADRSYANERGKVFALCMGGFDVGIALGGPIFGFLDDTLGGYQGIFSLAAVVAAIALIIFMTQTGKNLRHSLNFALGKVPDVYALNKSLT
- a CDS encoding pyridoxamine 5'-phosphate oxidase family protein, producing MRRKFTEIAFTPEVKAAQSQYGTREIYEKFVQQGITEDLLTAQEIEFIQARDSFYLGTVGSNGYPYIQFRGGAPGFLRIIDEKTLGFADFKGNLQYISVGNLLSSDTCGVLRNRVFLFLMDYAHRRRLKIWGRAKVIDDASLLSELAVSNYPAEIERGIIITIEAMSWNCPQHIPLKYSEAEVKAKTDPLEAKIKELEAKLAKLTK
- a CDS encoding TetR/AcrR family transcriptional regulator, with translation MSKEQVILKLIPVFRQYGYEGTSLSMLSQATGLGKASLYHHFPQGKQGMANAVMDYIAKSFEETVLQFLPSSGTPEERILLMCQALDDYYAHGNNNCFLAMMSWGEADKLFHDQVKQQLEIWIDTLTQVLIEAGIEPKLARERSQDAMIEIQGGLILVRILDEPAIFTRILNNMPKKLL
- a CDS encoding TIGR01777 family oxidoreductase; translation: MKIAITGATGLVGSQLVAQLNQIGHQILVFTRNPDKARKVFPASALANLEIVQYTPQESGAWQQSISGCDAVINLAGEPIAERWTIQQKQAIMESRQLGTRKIVEAIAMAEQKPQVLVSGSAIGYYGTSETNAFDETSESGSDFLAQVCQNWEAEAQKVTELGVRLVILRIGIVLANGGALGKMIGPFKMFAGGPIGSGKQWFSWIHRADLVNLICQAVENQQMSGVYNATAPNPVRMSKLCQTLGEVMNRPSWLPVPDFVLELLLGDGAIVVLQGQQVLPKQTQQIGFNYQYPELKAALADIVN
- a CDS encoding glutathione S-transferase family protein, producing MTIKLYDFELSGNCYKVRLLMSLLGLEHELVPVNLPAGEHKSPKFLQLNPLGEVPVLTDGDLVLADSQAILVYLARKYGDQTWLPNDAESLSRIVRWLSIAAGEIRQGVATARLFYLFNSKGIDIEAVMEKSAIILQQLEQHLTDREWLELGHPTIADIAVFPYVALAADGKISLKPYPQILAWCDRLKQLPGFISMPGI
- a CDS encoding class I SAM-dependent methyltransferase, which gives rise to MSSTLEISSHRQNSLPQKYSKLIELLQSQNIQVLLEQEAHSSSNPWDIICQSDRRNYVLQQFTQLKTLGLGNAYIAGYWHCARLDFLFERLFALNLDTKSNSILFELPNSPALILEQLLYKFFNVSLIKQHDVAKIHYDLPTELYEGFLEESMKYTTGDWTGLEQVPENLNAAQRQNLEYWVEELQIQDGDIILDCGCGWGTLPQHLANRFALTYIGITISDVQVDYCRSKFAGVDNYYFYNHSYHNQYQKILAESGVDRITKCIFLETIEHGGTKNWGNILHNIRTIITQDGLLGIQTNGSDHPVLVSDPYINRYIFPHLALGSPAELGRAIEKNRQFIMCRENNISQQYGVTWRTWNHYFQKNWSDIQPHITKIIDSTPFSTTAEWKRHWEYFLLLCAGAYDAGTYPQLYQLTAKPHFFPR
- the moaC gene encoding cyclic pyranopterin monophosphate synthase MoaC; translation: MQEKDQFSSLSHLNDRGEAQMVDVSAKKITRREAIAVGKVIMSAETLTKIEAGNAPKGDVLGTAKIAGIMAAKQTANLIPMCHPLPIHKIEVEITPNAELPGYEIQAKVAIKAETGVEMEALTAVSVAALTLYDMAKALEKSMQISEIRLLSKTGGKSGDYFAEQKAAKQIQ